The genomic window TAAGTAAACTTTATTTACCCCCCACGCTCAGGTAAACGGCATTTTACATGGCTGATCAGCCTCATTAAGTCGCCCATTTACAATCTCTATGAGATAATTGCTTGTCCACAAAGCTAAAGGCACGGAATTTACTACCCCTACCAAAAagtgtcttttccatctttttcgcCAAACAGCCATGACAGCCATGTTCTGATAGTGAGTCTCGATCGCGAGAGATACGCTAGTGAAAAACCATTCAATGACCAGCTGAACTGAGGTGCGAAAAGCAAACTCCTGCAGTAGCTTTAAAAGTGAACTGCTTCGTAAGTAAATGAGTTGATACAAGTACAAACCACCGTTAACAGACACTATACCAGCTGATTCATATAACATGCTTATGATGGCGACATCAGCCATCAGTCTCTCACGGCGAGGAGTGCGGAAGTTTCCCCAaggaactgatttttttttccaaatagcATGAAAAATGTGATCAATAAAAACCATGGTGCTGCGTTCTATGACTTCTGCAAAGCCGTGGACTATCCCAAGAATGGCAATGGACTGCAAACTGTCTAAATCTGCTTGCAAAACTCGGAAAATAATCGCCGAGCCAAAATACCAAGACACCAATAGGACATATGAATATCCCGGATGAGTTATGTTCCATAACCGCTGAACGCAAATTCGGGAGATCGCTTTGAAGATAACCCCACTGAGGGGCGAAAAGAGGGCAATTACTAATTTTCCTCTCCCATTTTGCTTGTTGTACACGGGGTAAATAAACGAAGTTATGAGGATGCCAAGAAGGAAAGTAACTAAGCTTGGCAacagtattttaaaaaataagtttgGGCGCCGCCCTCTTGACAGTATGCGGAAATGATTAGTTAGAAGATAAACTTGCCAACATATACTGATCAAAAATAGAAAGTTAAGTGGCAGCCTTTTTAATGTTGATATCTTCGAATGAGATATTCCATAGGCTTGGAGGAGTACACGATAAAGTGTATCCAAACAAAACATCAGAAAGACAACGAAGATTAATTTTCTCTTAACCCCTTTTAACTGGTATGGTCG from Pocillopora verrucosa isolate sample1 chromosome 8, ASM3666991v2, whole genome shotgun sequence includes these protein-coding regions:
- the LOC131772094 gene encoding uncharacterized protein — encoded protein: MSSTLIEVFGHIVFSFTRNVTEHYNPTEPDFTAESFGYDPLQSTGLEWNYLPVDELIYQEHEDNEVTSPDYFAASSLNVRVLNACLPDEKQEIQDEQQNKDRAMAWKRLRPSAICTVCRSMYIGALISPLSATIVGSLYMLISYISYQTELNCQFHSHDSIPLKIQWIRTLSQVIACVFLYMWFFIATLFLFRPYQLKGVKRKLIFVVFLMFCLDTLYRVLLQAYGISHSKISTLKRLPLNFLFLISICWQVYLLTNHFRILSRGRRPNLFFKILLPSLVTFLLGILITSFIYPVYNKQNGRGKLVIALFSPLSGVIFKAISRICVQRLWNITHPGYSYVLLVSWYFGSAIIFRVLQADLDSLQSIAILGIVHGFAEVIERSTMVFIDHIFHAIWKKKSVPWGNFRTPRRERLMADVAIISMLYESAGIVSVNGGLYLYQLIYLRSSSLLKLLQEFAFRTSVQLVIEWFFTSVSLAIETHYQNMAVMAVWRKRWKRHFLVGVVNSVPLALWTSNYLIEIVNGRLNEADQPCKMPFT